A part of Bacillus thuringiensis genomic DNA contains:
- a CDS encoding bifunctional cystathionine gamma-lyase/homocysteine desulfhydrase, with protein sequence MRAKTKLIHGIRIGEPSTGSVNVPIYQTSTYKQEAVGKHQGYEYSRTGNPTRAALEEMIAVLENGHAGFAFGSGMAAITATIMLFSKGDHVILTDDVYGGTYRVITKVLNRFGIEHTFVDTTNLEEVVEAIRPNTKAIYVETPTNPLLKITDIKKISTLAKEKDLLTIIDNTFMTPYWQSPISLGADIVLHSATKYLGGHSDVVAGLVVVNSPQLAEDLHFVQNSTGGILGPQDSFLLLRGLKTLGIRMEEHETNSRAIAEFLNNHPKVNKVYYPGLESHQNHELATEQANGFGAIISFDVDSEETLNKVLEKLQYFTLAESLGAVESLISIPSQMTHASIPADRRKELGITDTLIRISVGIEDGEDLIEDLAQALA encoded by the coding sequence AGAACCTTCAACTGGATCTGTAAATGTACCGATTTATCAAACAAGTACGTACAAACAAGAAGCGGTTGGTAAGCATCAAGGATATGAATATTCACGTACAGGTAACCCAACACGTGCAGCTTTAGAAGAAATGATTGCTGTATTAGAAAACGGGCATGCTGGATTTGCATTTGGTTCAGGAATGGCTGCTATTACAGCTACAATTATGTTATTCTCAAAAGGTGATCACGTTATTTTAACAGATGATGTGTATGGCGGAACGTACCGCGTTATTACGAAAGTATTAAACCGCTTCGGTATTGAGCATACATTTGTAGATACAACAAACCTAGAAGAAGTTGTTGAAGCGATTCGTCCAAATACGAAAGCGATTTATGTAGAAACGCCAACGAACCCATTACTAAAAATTACTGATATTAAGAAAATATCTACTCTTGCTAAAGAGAAAGATTTATTAACAATTATCGATAACACATTCATGACGCCATATTGGCAGTCGCCGATTTCTTTAGGAGCAGACATTGTACTTCATAGTGCAACGAAATATTTAGGAGGTCATAGTGACGTAGTTGCAGGCCTAGTAGTTGTAAACAGCCCGCAATTAGCAGAAGACCTTCACTTTGTACAAAACTCAACAGGAGGCATTCTTGGGCCACAAGATAGCTTCTTACTACTTCGTGGTTTAAAAACATTAGGAATTCGTATGGAAGAACATGAAACGAATTCACGCGCTATTGCTGAGTTCTTAAATAATCATCCAAAAGTAAATAAAGTATATTACCCAGGTCTTGAATCACATCAAAACCACGAATTAGCAACAGAACAAGCAAACGGATTTGGTGCTATTATCTCATTTGATGTAGATAGTGAAGAGACATTAAATAAAGTACTTGAGAAACTACAATACTTTACACTTGCTGAAAGCTTAGGAGCAGTAGAAAGTTTAATTTCTATTCCATCTCAAATGACACATGCATCAATCCCAGCTGATCGCCGCAAAGAATTAGGAATTACAGATACATTAATTCGTATTTCTGTCGGTATTGAAGATGGTGAAGATTTAATTGAAGATTTAGCACAAGCGCTAGCGTAA